A single window of Periplaneta americana isolate PAMFEO1 chromosome 14, P.americana_PAMFEO1_priV1, whole genome shotgun sequence DNA harbors:
- the LOC138713479 gene encoding histone-lysine N-methyltransferase SETMAR-like — protein sequence MEALIPSPAACEVRSMIKFFNAQSIAPIEIHRQLCQVYGPNIMSKQMVRRWCRQFSEGHQSVHDEERSGRTSLINDDRVELVRQCVMENRCFTITELSSHFPQISRSLLHEIVTKHLLFKKVCARWVPKNLTPEHKMQRLGAALTFLQRYHDDGNEFLDRIVTSDETWISHFTPETKQQSMHWRHSGSPVRTKFKQMLSVQKVMCTVFWDRKGILLIDFLLRGETVNADRYYETLRKLRRAIQNKRREMLTAGVVLLHDNARPHTARRTAAVLTEFGWELFYHPPYSPDLAPSDFHVFLHLKKFLSSGERFGNDEELKTSVTRWFHSQAAEFYDRGIQKLIPRYDKCLNSDGGYVEK from the coding sequence atggaagctcttattccttctcccgccgcctgcgaggttcggtcgatgataaagttctttaatgcacaaagcattgcgccaattgaaattcatcggcagctctgtcaggtctatgggccgaacatcatgagtaagcagatggtgcgtcgctggtgtaggcagttttccgaaggtcatcaaagtgtccatgatgaagagcgcagtgggcgaacgtccctcatcaatgatgatcgtgttgagctggtgcggcagtgcgtCATGGAGAACCgttgcttcacgattacggagctgagcagccattttccgcagatatcgcgatccttgttgcatgagattgtcactaagcatctGCTGTTCaagaaagtgtgtgccaggtgggtgccaaaaaacctgacacccgaacacaaaatgcaacgtttaggagcagcactgacatttctgcaacggtatcacgatgatggcaacgagttcctcgacaggatcgtcacgagCGATGAGAcatggatttcgcacttcaccccggaaaccaagcagcagtcaatgcattggcggcatagtggatctccggtcaggacgaaattcaaacagatgctgtcggtacagaaagtgatgtgcacggtgttctgggacaggaagggcattctgctcattgacttccttctaagaggtgaaacagtgaacgctgaccgttactatgaaacactgcgaaaattgcgacgtgccattcaaaacaagagacgtgaaatgcttactgcaggtgttgtgctcctccatgataatgctcgtccacatacggctcggcgcacagcagctgttttgacggaatttggctgggagttgttttatcatccaccctacagtcctgatcttgctcccagcgattttcacgttttcttgcacctcaagaaattcctgtcctccggtgagcgttttggcaacgacgaagagctgaagacgtctgtcacacgctggttccattcacaggcggcagagttctacgacagagggatacaaaagttgatcccacgatacgacaagtgtctcaattctgatggtggctatgttgaaaaatag